A DNA window from Allokutzneria albata contains the following coding sequences:
- a CDS encoding PQQ-dependent sugar dehydrogenase: MTKRSVAVVAVLALAAGCSGQGSPQPQGNAPAAGRAPTLNVEVVTAGLTHGWDVGFLPDGKALVTQRPGKLTLLSSTRPGATATAVQADFADLFARSEGGLMGLLVHPAFATNRRFVTCQTTQADTRLVNWRLSEDGTRAERTGNLLTGIPVSSGRHSGCRMELANDGSLLVGTGDAARAASAQDRNGLGGKVLRLDLETGGPAPGNPFAGSADPQERLLWTYGHRNVQGLAKRPGTDQVFAAEHGPDVDDEVNLLRPGGNYGWDPSRGGTVGGYDEDVPMTDLRRFPDAVAATWSSGSPTEALCGAAFLSGLNWGDLDGTLAVTALKGSKLMLFTLDPAGAVRQVATPAELNDTHGRLRGARPGPDGALYVTTSNGDDDKLLRISR, encoded by the coding sequence GTGACCAAGCGCAGCGTTGCGGTTGTTGCAGTCCTGGCGCTCGCAGCCGGGTGTTCCGGGCAGGGCTCGCCCCAGCCGCAGGGGAACGCGCCCGCGGCCGGTCGGGCGCCGACGCTCAACGTCGAGGTGGTCACGGCCGGGCTGACGCACGGGTGGGACGTGGGTTTCCTCCCCGACGGCAAGGCGCTCGTCACCCAGCGGCCGGGAAAGCTGACGCTGCTGTCGAGCACCAGGCCCGGCGCGACCGCGACGGCGGTGCAGGCGGACTTCGCCGACCTGTTCGCGCGGAGCGAGGGCGGGTTGATGGGCCTCCTCGTGCACCCGGCGTTCGCCACCAACCGGCGGTTCGTGACGTGCCAGACCACGCAGGCGGACACGCGCCTGGTGAACTGGCGGTTGTCGGAGGACGGGACGCGGGCGGAGCGGACCGGGAACCTGCTGACCGGGATCCCGGTCAGCAGCGGGCGGCATTCCGGGTGCCGGATGGAGCTGGCCAACGACGGCTCGCTGCTCGTCGGCACCGGGGACGCCGCGCGGGCGGCCTCGGCCCAGGACCGCAACGGCTTGGGCGGCAAGGTGTTGCGGCTCGACCTGGAAACCGGCGGGCCCGCGCCCGGCAACCCGTTCGCGGGCTCGGCGGACCCCCAGGAACGTCTATTGTGGACATACGGGCACCGCAACGTGCAGGGCCTCGCCAAGCGGCCGGGGACCGACCAGGTCTTCGCCGCCGAGCACGGGCCGGACGTCGATGACGAGGTCAACCTGCTGCGGCCAGGCGGAAACTACGGGTGGGACCCCTCGCGCGGGGGCACGGTCGGCGGGTATGACGAGGACGTGCCGATGACAGACCTGCGGCGGTTCCCCGACGCGGTCGCCGCCACGTGGAGTTCGGGCTCGCCGACCGAAGCCTTGTGCGGCGCCGCGTTCCTGTCCGGGCTGAACTGGGGCGACCTGGACGGCACGCTCGCCGTGACCGCGCTCAAGGGCAGCAAGCTGATGCTGTTCACCCTCGACCCGGCCGGGGCGGTGCGCCAGGTCGCGACGCCCGCGGAGCTCAACGACACGCACGGCAGGCTCCGCGGCGCCCGACCGGGGCCGGACGGGGCGCTGTACGTGACGACATCCAACGGCGACGACGACAAGTTGCTCCGGATCAGCCGGTGA